A single window of Macaca mulatta isolate MMU2019108-1 chromosome 17, T2T-MMU8v2.0, whole genome shotgun sequence DNA harbors:
- the LOC693799 gene encoding mitochondrial import inner membrane translocase subunit Tim9: MAAQIPESDQIKQFKEFLGTYNKLTETCFLDCVKDFTTREVKPEETTCSEHCLQKYLKMTQRISMRFQEYHIQQNEALAAKAGLLGQPR; the protein is encoded by the coding sequence ATGGCTGCACAAATACCAGAATCTGATCAGATAAAACAGTTTAAGGAATTTCTGGGGACCTACAATAAACTTACAGAGACCTGCTTTTTGGACTGTGTTAAAGACTTCACAACAAGAGAAGTAAAACCTGAAGAGACCACCTGTTCAGAACATTgcttacagaaatatttaaaaatgacacaAAGAATATCCATGAGATTTCAGGAATATCATATTCAGCAGAATGAAGCCCTGGCAGCCAAAGCAGGACTCCTTGGCCAACCACGATAG